A part of uncultured Fibrobacter sp. genomic DNA contains:
- a CDS encoding YihY/virulence factor BrkB family protein: protein MFDYIAERSVTPVKVAIIAGKSFLYFHGLTRAAALTYTTFLAVVPLLILLTSITLAVGFGNFFSDYLPHLLSFLDLDWPVDPIITIVQNAEHVPIGKLGFIGAMGLFITFILAFGSLESNFNVVWENKVSRPLHKQLRIYTPLLLIFAGIIGLYAGFVNHMQSALSVIVVDGLHFDPSVLKRLINAFWYLTFHGAFLLVIFLTLYALPARPDPKNYTKKKLLVSSIGITVLAWICIIIYVKILMLIQTMLVTRMSIFYGSLAFIPLILFLVFGIWTIVLCGNSVVWTICTWPESKDRIWNWEGSPAEGLNMTKDRL from the coding sequence ATGTTCGACTATATTGCCGAACGTTCCGTTACCCCCGTGAAGGTCGCGATCATCGCCGGAAAGTCGTTTCTGTACTTCCACGGACTGACCCGCGCGGCCGCACTCACCTACACGACTTTCTTGGCCGTGGTCCCGCTCCTGATTTTGCTGACATCGATTACGCTTGCAGTCGGATTCGGCAATTTCTTCTCGGACTACCTGCCGCACCTACTCAGTTTCTTGGACCTCGACTGGCCCGTCGACCCGATTATCACCATCGTGCAGAACGCCGAACACGTGCCTATCGGCAAGCTCGGGTTCATCGGTGCCATGGGTCTTTTCATCACGTTCATTCTCGCCTTCGGTAGCCTGGAGTCGAACTTTAACGTGGTGTGGGAAAACAAGGTGTCCCGCCCGCTCCATAAGCAGCTTCGAATCTATACCCCGCTCCTGCTTATCTTTGCAGGCATTATCGGTCTCTACGCCGGTTTCGTGAACCACATGCAAAGTGCCCTTTCGGTGATTGTCGTCGATGGCCTGCACTTTGACCCGTCGGTACTCAAGAGACTCATCAACGCGTTCTGGTACTTGACTTTTCACGGCGCATTCCTCTTGGTTATCTTCTTGACCCTGTACGCGCTGCCCGCCAGACCAGACCCCAAGAACTACACCAAGAAAAAGTTGCTTGTCTCTTCAATCGGCATTACCGTTCTCGCATGGATTTGCATTATCATCTACGTAAAGATCCTGATGCTTATCCAGACCATGCTCGTGACCCGTATGTCTATTTTCTACGGTTCGCTCGCCTTTATTCCTCTCATCCTTTTCTTGGTATTCGGCATTTGGACCATCGTTCTCTGCGGCAATTCCGTGGTGTGGACGATTTGCACCTGGCCCGAATCCAAGGACCGTATATGGAACTGGGAAGGAAGCCCTGCCGAAGGTCTGAACATGACCAAGGACCGGTTGTAA